The sequence CAGGAGACAAGAAATCTGCTAAAATAAAAATAAAGACACAATACATTGACTATTCAACACTTAGCAATAAGGTTGCAAATGATGTTGTAGCTAAGGTACAAACTATGGAAGGAACTACTACTGAAAGATTAGACAAGGCATCTAAGTTATTTGTTACACAATTAATCGATGCTATGGGTAAGGCTTCAGTTTCAACAGATACAAAGGAAGAAACTTTTACATTTATATTCAAAGATAAAGAAAAAGTATGGTTCCCAGAGAATGATGATACCTTTGAAGAAGGATTAGGCAAACTAGTAATGGGAGAATAGTAGAATACTGAGTAGGATTCTATTTAATAAATCAGAGTGAGTTTTAAAAATTCACTCTGATTTTTTTGCATTATTTTGATTATAGACTTAAAAGTGTATTTACAAGTAATAATTAACATGGTATTATAATAATATAATTAATATAAAGATATTGCACTATTTGCAGTATTGAAAGGAGATGTTTTTAAATGAGCAACAATATGATGGTGATTGCAGTTTAAAACTAAATATGGGCAAGGATACACAGTTTAGATGGTTGTTGTATTTTTGCAGTATTGATAACCTTTCGTAAATATGTGCCGCAAGGATGGGTAACACGATTTAGGTCGTGTATTTTTTATGTCCGTAAATAGCAGCCTTTATTCATAGGGTTGTTGTTTGCGGTATTTTTATACCCATTTTTAGGTGTATGTGAAGAGGTTATAGTGTTTCGATGAAAAAATAATAAGGAGTGATGTAATTATGATGAGATTATTAAGTGTATTAGATAGAGTGGATTCAAATATTAAAGATTTATATATTACGGAGGAATTAGATGAATAGAATAGATATAAAAAATTATGGATATACAGAATTTTATGAAAAGCAGGTAAAGAAATTTGAAGAAATAGATAAAGAATTAATTCCAGCAAGAGTTTTAGCAGTTCACAAAGAGCAGTATAAAATAATTAGTGAATTTGGGGAGAAAGATGCAAGATTAAAAGGATCAATTTTCTATAATGATAGATTTACCAAAGAGTTTCCTACGGTTGGAGATTTTATTATGGTAAAAAATAATCCAATTGGTGAGGATGTTGTTTTTGATGTTCTTGAAAGGAAAAGCAAGTTTTCAAGAATGGATTCATGGAACAGAAAAGAGCAGTTAGTAGCAGCTAATTTTGATTATGTATTTATTACAGTATCTTTAAATTATGATTTTAATATAAAAAGAATTGAACGTTACCTTGCTTCTGCTTGGCAAAGTGGAGGAACTCCAGTGATAATATTAACGAAAAGAGATCTGTGTGAGAATTTAGATGACATTGTATCAAAGTTAGAAGAAATTGCTTTGGGAGTTGATATAGTTGCGGTTAGTTCTTATACAGGAGAAGGTATAAATGAATTGGAAAGGTTCATTAAACCTGGAAAGACTGTAGTATTTCTTGGATCTTCAGGAGTTGGTAAATCTTCATTAACTAATGCAATTGCTGGAGAAGAAATAATGAAGGTTAATGAAATAAGAGAAGATGATAGTAAAGGAAGACATACTACTACACATAGGCAACTAATTACTATAAAAGATCATTTTATGATAATTGATACCCCTGGTATGCGTGAAATGGAATTATGGTGTGTAGAAGAAGGGATAGATGAAACTTTTAGTGATATTGAAACCTTAGCTAGACAATGCAAATTTAGTGATTGCAAACATCATAAGGAACCTAATTGTGCGGTAAAAGAAGCTATAGAAAATGGGAGTCTATCAGAGGATAGATATAAAAATTATATAAAGCTACAAAAAGAGGCTGCTTATGCAAAAAATAAGGAAAATAGAAAGGCAATTTTGGAGAATGCGGCTATAAGAAAGAAGTCTATAAAGTTTCAGAAAAAGTAGTATTTAACATAAGGTAAGTGATTTTTGTGAGTAAATGGGGGTGATGTTATGAATATATTTTTCAATAATATATACAAAGATTATGAAGGAAAAGCAGTATTTAGTGGAATTAAAGGTAAGATAAATAGTGGCGATAGGCTTGGAATAATAGGTGCTAATGGTATAGGCAAGAGCACTTTAGCTAAAATATTAGTTGGTGAGGAACATTTTGAAAAAGGTGAACTCAGTTATTCTCCTCTAAATTTAAGAGTTATGTATCTGTATCCGGAGGTAGATGAAGAAGGTTCTGTAAAATCTCATCTAGACAGCTTTTTAAAAACGGATATAAGCAAATTGGATTTGGAAGAGGTTCTATCTAAACTTAACTGCAATGGAGATATGCTTAATTATGACATGAGTAAGTTGAGTGGTGGAGAAAAAACTAAGGTAATGTTACTGAAGGCATATTTAAGTTCCTGCGATATTATGATTTTAGATGAGCCAACAAACCATTTGGATA comes from Clostridium sp. TW13 and encodes:
- the rsgA gene encoding ribosome small subunit-dependent GTPase A produces the protein MNRIDIKNYGYTEFYEKQVKKFEEIDKELIPARVLAVHKEQYKIISEFGEKDARLKGSIFYNDRFTKEFPTVGDFIMVKNNPIGEDVVFDVLERKSKFSRMDSWNRKEQLVAANFDYVFITVSLNYDFNIKRIERYLASAWQSGGTPVIILTKRDLCENLDDIVSKLEEIALGVDIVAVSSYTGEGINELERFIKPGKTVVFLGSSGVGKSSLTNAIAGEEIMKVNEIREDDSKGRHTTTHRQLITIKDHFMIIDTPGMREMELWCVEEGIDETFSDIETLARQCKFSDCKHHKEPNCAVKEAIENGSLSEDRYKNYIKLQKEAAYAKNKENRKAILENAAIRKKSIKFQKK